One segment of Fusarium oxysporum f. sp. lycopersici 4287 chromosome 15, whole genome shotgun sequence DNA contains the following:
- a CDS encoding hypothetical protein (At least one base has a quality score < 10), whose translation MSTASLMSRNHMAYQPAPGQIDASSFFKEAIDASPTPMEVGVGSTYIALPTQPAQFKNLGGETLQNILPSVMGDKKLNRRDHTRRQSQANEAKRGRKPKKQPEEQKVVGQQEKLDDDDPKDPRQRRVLKRNRIAANKCRLRKRGEALALASREEVMEDQSRYLMTCFDSLTVEIYYLKTQLLQHTECNCVLIQNYIANEAQKCVNRLVACSTAFDTYDNSLSPCDGSPNDASTAENLNMQSLNGGGFPPNPRISSRQGSSASEVADVRFDMMSLGPFQTATMPPDSMAFTQPVPPLSSTEYGPELSVYEGPREHQADEVAWDTYLHF comes from the exons ATGAGCACCGCTTCCCTAATGTCTCGAAACCATATGGCATATCAGCCGGCGCCAGGTCAAATAGACGCCAGCTCATTCTTTAAGGAAGCAATTGATGCCTCCCCAACCCCGATGGAAGTGGGTGTCGGGTCCACCTACATCGCATTACCGACTCAGCCTGCGCAATTTAAGAATCTCGGAGGCGAAACACTACAAAATATACTGCCATCCGTTATGGGAGATAAGAAGTTGAACCGGCGGGACCACACCCGAAGACAATCACAAGCGAATGAGGC AAAAAGGGGCCGAAAACCCAAGAAGCAGCCAGAAGAGCAGAAGGTAGTGGGTCAacaggagaagcttgatgatgatgatcccAAGGATCCCCGCCAGCGCCGAGTGCTCAAACGTAATCGCATTGCGGCGAACAAGTGTCGTCTCCGCAAGCGTGGTGAAGCCTTAGCACTcgcttctcgagaagaagttaTGGAGGACCAAAGCCGCTATCTCATGACGTGTTTCGACTCTCTAACGGTCGAAATTTACTACCTAAAGACCCAATTACTGCAGCATACAGAATGCAATTGCGTTCTCATCCAGAACTACATCGCCAATGAGGCGCAGAAGTGTGTGAATAGGCTAGTCGCTTGCTCTACTGCCTTTGATACCTATGACAATTCGCTAAGCCCCTGCGATGGAAGCCCAAATGATGCTAGCACCGCCGAAAACTTGAATATGCAGAGTCTAAATGGAGGCGGTTTCCCGCCAAACCCGAGAATCTCTTCTCGGCAGGGATCTAGCGCCTCGGAGGTTGCAGACGTTAGGTTCGATATGATGAGTTTAGGACCATTTCAAACGGCTACTATGCCACCTGATTCGATGGCATTTACCCAGCCAGTTCCACCGTTGTCCTCCACTGAATATGGACCAGAGTTATCCGTCTACGAGGGACCGCGAGAACACCAAGCGGATGAGGTTGCTTGGGACACATATTTGCATTTTTGA
- a CDS encoding hypothetical protein (At least one base has a quality score < 10), whose amino-acid sequence MPIQTQAGTHPRLQTTPLNPLAEEVDDIYDIANQLGCHTGDNAASNDTCLQHLSTRLRQDRNINWDPKRHRIRCILHVINLSLQAFLFASSREALQAALDAASDITGDEHYEPFNFILNDASGGDTTNQPDHMEAQTEHPGGVACKRTSIQKVNPPLRPDNKSDNTRRGGWVMVPALRKLHRIGLWLRNSPIHSDAWDERIKLRLGKKQQVKQFLLDYDKALGDNILTSSDWDYLEKTHAFLQPFTSTTLWAQGVTATLSQNLMIMDILLCHYEQKKELYEAEETHDPLMLHSIDMGWFVLDKYYALSGESPIYATALLLDPSKRARYLDINWKGDWAEAAIRDALSIWRKNTRWCPPSDLPKR is encoded by the exons ATGCCGATACAAACTCAGGCTGGTACACATCCAAGGTTGCAAACCACTCCACTGAATCCACTGGCGGAGGAAGTGGACGATATTTACGATATCGCGAATCAGCTCGGCTGTCATACGGGTGATAATGCGGCATCAAACGACACATGCTTGCAGCATTTATCAACCAGGCTTAGGCAGGACCGCAAT ATCAACTGGGATCCAAAACGGCACCGTATCCGATGTATCCTTCATGTTATCAACTTATCACTTCAAGCCTTTCTTTTCGCGTCTTCACGTGAAGCACTTCAAGCCGCCCTCGATGCTGCTAGCGATATCACTGGGGATGAGCACTACGAACCGTTCAACTTCATCCTAAACGACGCGTCTGGTGGTGATACGACAAACCAGCCAGATCATATGGAAGCTCAGACGGAGCATCCTGGCGGCGTTGCATGCAAAAGAACTTCCATTCAGAAGGTAAATCCTCCACTGAGGCCAGATAATAAGTCAGACAACACCAGAAGGGGGGGCTGGGTTATGGTGCCAGCGCTGCGCAAACTACACCGGATCGGGCTGTGGCTACGTAACTCACCTATCCACAGTGATGCATGGGATGAGCGCATCAAATTACGGCTCG GAAAAAAGCAGCAAGTAAAGCAGTTCCTACTTGACTACGACAAAGCTCTAGGTGACAATATTCTCACCTCTTCTGATTGGGATTACCTGGAGAAAACGCACGCGTTTCTCCAACCATTCACGTCTACGACCTTGTGGGCTCAAGGCGTGACGGCCACGCTCTCGCAAAACCTCATGATCATGGATATATTACTTTGCCACTACGAGCAGAAGAAG GAGCTCTATGAAGCAGAGGAGACACATGATCCTCTCATGTTGCACTCTATTGATATGGGCTGGTTCGTACTCGATAAATACTATGCTTTATCCGGGGAGTCCCCTATCTACGCAActgcccttctccttgatccgTCGAAGCGAGCGCGATACCTTGATATAAACTGGAAGGGAGACTGGGCCGAGGCTGCCATTAGGGACGCACTTTCGATATGGAGGAAGAATACAAGATGGTGCCCACCCTCGGACCTGCCCAAGCGCTGA
- a CDS encoding hypothetical protein (At least one base has a quality score < 10) encodes MKSCIHAAKQFEKLEKRLDVVVANAALSVMPQTLTKDGLEIQFGTNVRVVETADLDGWRLIISNFSISDTLYLFTTSW; translated from the exons ATGAAGAGCTGCATTCACGCGGCGAAGCAgtttgagaagctcgagaagaggcTTGACGTCGTGGTTGCTAATGCCGCTCTCTCTGTGATG CCTCAGACGCTGACAAAGGATGGGTTGGAGATTCAGTTTGGT ACCAACGTAAGAGTGGTGGAAACTGCCGATCTCGATGGGTGGAGGCTAATCATTTCAAACTTTAGCATCTCGGACACTTTGTATTTGTTTACAACCTCTTGGTAG
- a CDS encoding acetyl-CoA C-acetyltransferase: protein MAGLPPVYIVSVARTPIGSFLGSLSSLTAIQLGSTAIRAAVERAGIESKEVNEIYFGNVLSAGLGQGPARQCAIGAGLPQTTIATTVNKVCASSLKAIILGAQNIMLGTSDIVVAGGTESMSNTPHYLVGLRTGVKYGDQTLNDGVLKDGVTDPYDKEHMGIAGELCAREYGLSRKAQDEYAIKSYKKAQAATEAGLFTEIVPIEISSGRGKPSYKIERDDEIKNLDIDKLKAKGPVFRPDGTITAPNSAPINDGAAAVVLVSEAKLKELNLKPLARILGWGDAEREPERFTVAPSLAIPKAIKHAGLTAEQIDLYEINEAFSAVALANIKILGLNPEKVNVYGGSVAIGHPLGCSGARIVTTLTSALKEKKARIGCAGICNGGGGASALIIENMQYID, encoded by the exons ATGGCCGGTCTTCCTCCTGTTTACATTGTGTCGGTGGCCCGTACGCCAATCGGCTCGTTTCTTGG CTCGCTGTCGAGCTTAACAGCCATTCAACTAGGTTCTACTGCTATCAGGG CTGCTGTTGAGCGAGCCGGTATTGAATCTAAGGAGGTTAACGAGATCTATTTTGGCAATGTCCTCAGTGCTGG TCTTGGTCAGGGCCCTGCCCGGCAATGCGCTATAGGAGCTGGCCTCCCCCAGACCACTATCGCTACTACCGTGAATAAGGTCTGCGCCTCGTCTTTGAAGGCCATTATTCTTGGTGCTCAGAATATCATGCTAGGCACCTCCgatattgttgttgctggcgGTACCGAGTCTATGTCTAATACCCCCCACTACCTAGTCGGTCTCAGAACCGGTGTAAAATACGGCGACCAGACCTTGAATGATGGCGTTCTCAAGGACGGCGTGACAGATCCGTATGATAAGGAGCACATGGGTATTGCTGGCGAGCTTTGCGCTCGAGAGTATGGTCTCTCCCGTAAGGCTCAAGATGAGTATGCAATCAAATCGTACAAGAAGGCCCAGGCTGCCACCGAAGCTGGTCTCTTCACCGAGATTGTTCCTATAGAGATCAGCAGTGGCCGAGGGAAGCCTTCCTACAAGATTGAACGGgacgatgagatcaagaaccttgataTCGACAAGCTTAAGGCAAAGGGCCCCGTTTTTAGACCAGATGGGACCATCACTGCACCTAACTCTGCTCCAATCAACGATGGTGCCGCCGCTGTCGTTCTTGTCTCCgaggccaagctcaaggagctAAACCTCAAGCCACTCGCCCGGATTCTCGGCTGgggtgatgctgagcgagAGCCTGAGCGTTTCACTGTTGCCCCCTCACTGGCCATTCCCAAGGCCATTAAGCACGCTGGTCTGACCGCTGAGCAGATCGACTTGTATGAGATAAACGAGGCTTTCTCCGCGGTAGCCCTCGCAAATATCAAAATTCTTGGTCTTAACCCCGAAAAGGTTAACGTGTATGGTGGCTCTGTTGCCATTGGCCACCCGCTTGGCTGTTCTGGTGCCCGCATCGTCACTACCCTTACCTCGGCActtaaagagaagaaggctaGGATTGGCTGTGCTGGTATTTGCAACGGCGGGGGTGGTGCCTCTGCTCTGATCATTGAGAACATGCAGTACATAGACTAG